TCCATGAGCAAAACTATCTTCAGACACAGTAAATGACACTGACAGGAAGCCATccgaaagtaaaaaaaaagtgaatgagACTAAGATAAATAGAGTGCTAAACCCCCACGCGGtagtttaaagaaaaaataggggCTAGCGTGCGATGCCAAAAGCTACAAACAAGCTGacagacaaaaaaatggaaacgaACAGGATGCGGACATACCCGTATTACACGAGGGGTCGCAGCACAACGATAAGCGGTGCACCCCAATTGGCCCATCATCCATTCCCTTTCTCTGCCTCCCACCCCCACTTCCTAACAGCAGGTTGTCCCACCCTAAGGCAACAGCACCCGCCCCGCGCACCCTCGCCAACCAGACCCGCATGGTACGCGTGCGAAAAGGCCCCACCGTAGAGGGAGCAAATCCATGCCTCCAGAGCACCATCAGCACGGCCGCCGATTTCACGCACCCGAGAAGCGTTCGGGCTGCGCAGCTGCAAGTCCAACGGCGCAGGTCCCAGATGCTCCGCTCTCTCCTCCCCTTTCTAGAACCCCACAGCATTGACAGGGGCTCGCGGCTTCCACTGCTAGCGGGGGCATTCGGGACGGCACCGTTACCTACATGGGGGAGTTCTCTCCAATTGAAAAGGGTAATGGCGGGGGAGGGGGCCCTCTCCACTCAAAATAGGAATTAGGGTACCTCCCCGGCTGCCGCAGCATTATGTGGCGGGTCGCCCTCCAACTCGCGGTGGTGGCAAGAGCCTCTTCACAGTAGCAACGTGGCTTCTCTTCGCAAATGCCACCGCGGGCGCGCCCACGCCGGAAAGTCTAATGCATTGAAGGGCTTCCGGCTGCACAGAGACCCTTCCTGCACAAAAAGTACGTGGATTGTGGTTGCGACGTTCCGAAGGCGAAACCTCACGACGGCGACCCGGCGACGCTTCATGCTTACACAGAGTGAACGGGCACCTGCTTGCAGAGCTCAAATGGGTCACCGGAATTTTTTACACTTCTTGCAGCCCAGTGGGTGCTCGTTGCTCTTTAGTTTGTTACCTCTTTTTCCAAATTTCTTTCTCGCGATTTGCGACGCCTTCCCCTTGCCCCGACTGCGTCCACCATTTCCGGCACCCATTTATTGCCCCTTGCCCATCCGGGCCCTCACCAAACACCACACCACCGTACTCTTCGTTTCTCCCCGGTTCTGACAGCGCAGGGCTTTGCTGCCGGCGCCTATTCAGCGAAGTTGCCGCTAGACTGGGAATGCGCCCTGGGCGCTTTTCTCTTCGGCGCCCCGCAAGCGAGCATCCGCAGCATCCCCTTCTTCACGCTGAATTAGAACAACTCCACCCCGCTGGTTAAAAACCCGCACCCATCCTACCTGAATTACTTACCCATTGGCTGGTATTTGCGCCCCTCGAGCGTCTTTAATTTGAGGGCACCTCCTCATTCGTTACATGAACAGCTCCCGCTACCAATAGGGTCTGCGCTCGCCGTTCCCGCTACTCTTTCGAGACCAAATTCGGCCTCACACACATATCGCCCGCAGCAGTTGCGGTGGTTCCCCTGCTTCCTACATGCCCAAGCGCCGCTTTTCTTCCCGACACGCTCCGTTCTGAAACATGTTTGAGCCCGCCGCGGCTGTTGGGTTCTACCAACCACATCCTATTCGATGCCCTGTACCCcttccattttcctcctgttGCGATTCGGCAAAGTTCGAGGGAGGGAACGCATCATATTCCGTGCTTGGCGCAAGGCGTGGGTCAGCAAGCCATCAATCGAAAATTTGATGTGCGGCTCCAGCCCATCCTCAGCCCCCGGTCTGGTGGATGACGTTTTTCGTGTCGGAGGAGAGGCCCCTCAGGCTACACTCACCGGAGGGTGCATTTTTACGAAAATTGTATT
This region of Trypanosoma brucei gambiense DAL972 chromosome 10, complete sequence genomic DNA includes:
- a CDS encoding T. brucei spp.-specific protein, which codes for MLWGSRKGRRERSIWDLRRWTCSCAARTLLGCVKSAAVLMVLWRHGFAPSTVGPFRTRTMRVWLARVRGAGAVALGWDNLLLGSGGGRQRKGMDDGPIGVHRLSLCCDPSCNTGMSASCSFPFFCLSACL